One part of the Streptomyces nigra genome encodes these proteins:
- a CDS encoding cupin domain-containing protein, with product MTPEELVAHYRLEPIPREGGLFRRTWAGPEQPDGRPQGTAIVVLLTADDYSALHRLPSDEVWHFYLGDPLEMLLLAPDGTSRTEILGHGIARGQHPQLTVPAGTWMGARVAAGGSWAFFGCTMAPGFTYGDYEHGDLADLTARYPHESARIAELCRP from the coding sequence ATGACGCCCGAGGAACTCGTCGCGCACTACCGCCTGGAGCCGATCCCGCGTGAGGGCGGGCTGTTCCGCCGTACCTGGGCCGGACCCGAACAGCCCGACGGGCGGCCGCAGGGCACCGCGATCGTCGTCCTGCTCACCGCGGACGACTACTCGGCCCTGCACCGCCTGCCGTCCGACGAGGTCTGGCACTTCTACCTCGGGGACCCCCTGGAGATGCTGCTGCTCGCCCCCGACGGCACCTCCCGCACCGAGATCCTGGGCCACGGCATAGCGCGCGGCCAGCACCCGCAGCTCACCGTGCCGGCCGGCACCTGGATGGGCGCCCGGGTGGCGGCCGGGGGCTCCTGGGCCTTCTTCGGCTGCACCATGGCCCCCGGCTTCACCTACGGGGACTACGAGCACGGCGACCTGGCGGACCTCACGGCGCGCTATCCCCACGAGAGCGCCCGGATCGCGGAACTGTGCCGTCCATGA
- a CDS encoding GNAT family N-acetyltransferase: MSDLPTAAPAPAAVHRQAVDGFGTVTVRPLDPDTDAGTVHTWVSAERAVFWGMNGLTRDQVAEIYAHMAGLDSHHAFLVERDGDPVALLQTYEPDADRVGECYEVRPGDLGLHLLLAPAGPGGAQPGWTSALLTVVADYVFRTLGRTRVVVDPDVRNEKAVARFLRQGFTAGPVVVLPEVDLPDVYLPRKEAQLAFLTREVACGR; the protein is encoded by the coding sequence ATGTCTGACCTGCCCACGGCCGCCCCCGCGCCCGCCGCCGTCCACCGGCAGGCCGTCGACGGCTTCGGCACCGTCACCGTCCGCCCCCTCGACCCGGACACCGACGCCGGGACCGTGCACACCTGGGTGAGCGCGGAGCGCGCCGTCTTCTGGGGCATGAACGGCCTGACACGGGACCAGGTCGCCGAGATCTACGCCCATATGGCCGGTCTCGACAGCCACCACGCCTTCCTCGTCGAACGCGACGGCGACCCGGTCGCCCTGCTGCAGACGTACGAGCCCGACGCGGACCGGGTCGGCGAGTGCTACGAGGTCCGCCCCGGCGACCTCGGCCTGCATCTGCTGCTCGCCCCGGCCGGGCCCGGCGGGGCGCAGCCCGGCTGGACCTCCGCGCTGCTCACCGTCGTCGCGGACTACGTCTTCCGCACCCTGGGCCGGACACGGGTGGTCGTCGACCCCGACGTGCGCAACGAGAAGGCCGTGGCCCGCTTCCTGCGGCAGGGCTTCACCGCCGGGCCGGTCGTCGTCCTGCCGGAGGTCGACCTGCCCGATGTGTACCTCCCGCGCAAGGAGGCCCAACTCGCCTTCCTCACACGGGAGGTAGCTTGTGGGAGATGA
- a CDS encoding copper resistance CopC/CopD family protein, whose translation MVTRRTGEHGARRVRMYREAGADVRRRCGVTCADGRGAGRRRLRRALLLGPLLVLLLLGGAGPASAHAALRTTDPEDGAVLKSAPRVLTLTFTESVGLLDDSFRVLDPDGRRLRTGEPEHGPDGADTARVTLPEGLEQGTYTVAWRVVSADSHPVSGAFTFSVGKATVTASAAVITGPTEDPVTKALHTIARYLAYLAVALLIGTGTFVAVCRPTRVAVLHSLLRTSWWALFAATLVLLVLRAPYETGEGPLGAFDADGAVRTLTGRPGLVLLARLALLLAAGAYLLRLSRQRRPYGWTGAALAVGLAMTWAAGEHASAGIQVPVAMTSSALHLLATAVWLGGLAALLVTLYRADLSAEAVRRFSRLAFVSVTVLVVTGVYQSWRGLGGWDALADTTYGRLLAIKLMAVVVLLAAAAVSRRWTALQTTAAVDRAQTPVPAETAVRDKVTVGAGGSPSGSPSASEPSAPPEPPDEPSAPVPPAEETPDPAHRRSLRRSVLTEVAVGAAVLAVTTLLTSTLPGRAEAEAATAAPAVVGASVTDVPFDVGTPGGRGTVQITIDPARVGDNSIEALVYGSDGGVSTVPELRITFTHPAQDIGPLDAGLTDRGGYWGNSFLNLPVAGTWEMKVTVRTSDVDQISETSTITVH comes from the coding sequence ATGGTGACCCGGCGGACCGGTGAGCACGGAGCCCGTCGCGTCCGTATGTACCGGGAGGCCGGTGCGGACGTAAGGCGGAGATGCGGCGTGACGTGTGCGGACGGACGAGGAGCGGGGCGCCGGAGGCTGCGGCGGGCGCTCCTGCTGGGCCCCCTGCTGGTCCTGCTCCTCCTCGGCGGCGCCGGGCCCGCGTCCGCGCACGCCGCGCTGCGCACCACTGACCCGGAGGACGGCGCCGTCCTGAAGTCGGCGCCCCGGGTGCTCACCCTGACCTTCACCGAGTCCGTCGGCCTGCTCGACGACTCCTTCCGCGTCCTCGACCCCGACGGCCGCCGGCTGCGCACCGGTGAGCCGGAGCACGGCCCGGACGGCGCCGACACCGCCCGGGTGACCCTCCCCGAAGGGCTGGAGCAGGGCACCTACACGGTGGCCTGGCGGGTGGTGTCGGCCGACAGCCACCCGGTGTCCGGGGCGTTCACCTTCTCCGTCGGCAAGGCCACCGTCACCGCGTCGGCCGCCGTCATCACCGGCCCCACCGAGGACCCGGTCACCAAGGCCCTGCACACCATCGCCCGCTATCTCGCCTATCTCGCCGTCGCCCTGCTCATCGGCACGGGCACCTTCGTCGCGGTCTGCCGTCCGACCCGGGTCGCGGTTCTCCACAGCCTGTTGAGGACGTCCTGGTGGGCGCTGTTCGCGGCCACGCTGGTCCTGCTGGTGCTGCGTGCCCCGTACGAGACGGGCGAGGGCCCGCTCGGCGCGTTCGACGCCGACGGGGCCGTCCGCACCCTGACCGGCCGCCCCGGCCTCGTCCTGCTGGCCCGCCTCGCCCTCCTGCTGGCCGCCGGCGCCTATCTGCTGCGGCTGTCCCGGCAGAGGAGGCCCTACGGCTGGACGGGCGCCGCGCTCGCGGTCGGTCTCGCCATGACCTGGGCGGCCGGCGAGCACGCCTCGGCCGGCATCCAGGTTCCGGTCGCCATGACCTCCTCGGCGCTGCACCTGCTCGCCACCGCCGTCTGGCTGGGCGGTCTGGCGGCCCTGCTCGTCACCCTGTACCGCGCCGACCTTTCCGCGGAGGCGGTACGCCGGTTCTCCCGCCTGGCGTTCGTGTCCGTCACCGTCCTGGTCGTGACCGGCGTCTACCAGTCCTGGCGCGGCCTCGGCGGCTGGGACGCGCTCGCCGACACGACGTACGGCAGGCTGCTGGCCATCAAGCTGATGGCGGTCGTCGTGCTCCTCGCGGCGGCGGCCGTGTCCCGCCGCTGGACGGCCCTGCAGACGACGGCGGCGGTGGACCGCGCGCAGACGCCGGTCCCGGCGGAGACGGCGGTACGGGACAAGGTGACGGTGGGAGCCGGGGGCTCGCCGTCCGGGTCGCCCTCCGCATCGGAGCCGTCCGCCCCGCCGGAGCCGCCGGATGAGCCCTCCGCCCCGGTCCCGCCCGCCGAGGAGACCCCCGACCCCGCGCACCGCCGGTCCCTGCGGCGCTCCGTGCTCACCGAGGTCGCCGTCGGCGCGGCCGTGCTGGCGGTCACCACGCTGCTGACCAGCACGTTGCCGGGCCGGGCGGAGGCCGAGGCGGCGACCGCCGCGCCCGCGGTCGTCGGCGCCTCCGTCACCGATGTGCCGTTCGACGTCGGCACCCCCGGCGGACGCGGCACGGTGCAGATCACCATCGACCCGGCCCGGGTCGGCGACAACTCGATCGAGGCCCTGGTCTACGGCTCCGACGGCGGTGTCTCGACCGTCCCCGAGCTGCGGATCACCTTCACCCACCCCGCCCAGGACATCGGCCCGCTCGACGCCGGTCTCACCGACCGGGGCGGCTACTGGGGCAACAGCTTCCTCAACCTGCCCGTCGCCGGGACCTGGGAGATGAAGGTGACCGTCCGCACCTCGGACGTCGACCAGATCAGCGAGACCAGCACGATCACCGTGCACTAG
- a CDS encoding LytR C-terminal domain-containing protein, whose amino-acid sequence MSMLTPPGMGGQYRIKGDKYPRMRRRRPRGRLVLLGAASLAGLGLVGWGTLQLVDVFTGGGGTASAVGAKSDCSTKATASPSAAPKLPKPDAITVNVLNATTRGGLAKKTADELKKRGFKIGDVGNASKEYDKKVKGTGLLLGPASSLNTSLPVLATQLTAAERRTDAARKGAAVDLIIGDAFKELTKKADATKALAALAEPEPTPASSKKGC is encoded by the coding sequence ATGAGCATGCTGACTCCCCCCGGCATGGGTGGCCAATACCGGATCAAGGGGGACAAGTACCCACGGATGCGGCGTCGTCGGCCGCGCGGCAGGCTCGTCCTGCTCGGCGCTGCCTCCCTCGCCGGCCTCGGCCTGGTCGGCTGGGGCACGCTCCAGCTCGTCGACGTCTTCACCGGCGGTGGCGGCACGGCGTCCGCGGTCGGCGCCAAGAGCGACTGCTCGACGAAGGCGACGGCCTCGCCGTCCGCCGCGCCGAAGCTCCCGAAGCCGGACGCGATCACCGTCAACGTCCTCAACGCCACGACCCGCGGCGGGCTGGCGAAGAAGACCGCGGACGAGCTGAAGAAGCGCGGCTTCAAGATCGGCGACGTGGGCAACGCCAGCAAGGAGTACGACAAGAAGGTCAAGGGCACCGGTCTGCTGCTCGGCCCGGCCTCCTCGCTGAACACCTCGCTGCCGGTCCTCGCGACCCAGCTGACCGCCGCCGAGCGCCGCACCGACGCGGCCCGCAAGGGCGCCGCCGTCGATCTGATCATCGGCGACGCGTTCAAGGAGCTGACGAAGAAGGCGGACGCCACCAAGGCCCTGGCCGCGCTGGCCGAGCCCGAGCCGACGCCCGCCTCGTCGAAGAAGGGGTGCTGA
- a CDS encoding penicillin acylase family protein — protein MIGEIFRDAWGIPHLRADGVTELARAQGRVTALDRAWQLEVERHRARGTSASFLGAEALSWDVLVRRVRLDDTARRCFAALEKRDPETADWVRAYVDGVNEGLAEGARRTPEFTRTGLAPGHWEPWTPFGVWLGVHLLFAGFPAKLWRERVRRHLGADAVGLFATDGPGTSGSNGWLVSGERTVTGQAVIAGDPHRFIEEPGVYQQIHLSCPEFDVVGLAVPGVPGIAHFGHTGSVAWAITNAMADYQDLYRERLRRTGAGVEALDPDGGWRRASRHTETVEVAGEGSVEIEVIETARGPVVVGGPEGLPDGTSGPDPAGDDDPPLALALRHPPRVTGDLGFGALLPLLRARRVADVDRAFDAWTEPVNVVQAADTEGGLLHRVAGKVPVRSTANRLHPVPAWEPGHEWHGWHETPRGGLTDGVAAMANQRGLAAPLGVEFAAPHRADRITGLLTAKERWSAADMPALHMDTHLASAAALLDLLEALETLSPAAGRVRRALLVWDRRMDADSEAAALYARVRGAVVRRIAAHPAFAALTVPPAYPDVLLPWLALLPRVAFALEHLLRADDLYGIDRAEVVRAAVEEVAGDTASRRTWGDTHRLAPWRALPDPAAEEPGLSGDHDCVLCTSAVPGLTDLSARGPAARYVWDLADREASRWVVPLGASGVPGSPHHRDQLPLWLRGELVPVVTDFTAFEKETDV, from the coding sequence GTGATCGGCGAGATCTTCCGTGACGCCTGGGGCATTCCGCATCTGCGGGCGGACGGGGTGACGGAACTCGCCCGTGCCCAGGGCCGGGTCACCGCCCTCGACCGGGCCTGGCAGCTGGAGGTGGAACGGCACCGGGCGCGCGGCACCTCCGCGTCCTTCCTCGGGGCCGAGGCACTCTCCTGGGACGTGCTCGTGCGCCGGGTCCGTCTCGACGACACCGCGCGCCGCTGCTTCGCCGCGCTGGAGAAGCGGGACCCCGAGACCGCGGACTGGGTACGGGCGTACGTCGACGGGGTGAACGAGGGTCTCGCCGAAGGCGCCCGCAGGACACCCGAGTTCACGCGGACCGGGCTGGCCCCGGGGCACTGGGAGCCGTGGACGCCGTTCGGCGTGTGGCTCGGCGTGCACCTGCTGTTCGCCGGGTTCCCGGCCAAACTCTGGCGCGAGCGGGTGCGGCGGCATCTGGGCGCGGACGCGGTCGGCCTGTTCGCCACCGACGGGCCGGGCACCTCCGGCAGCAACGGCTGGCTCGTGAGCGGCGAACGGACCGTGACCGGGCAGGCGGTCATCGCCGGCGACCCGCACCGCTTCATCGAGGAACCCGGCGTCTACCAGCAGATCCACCTGTCCTGCCCGGAGTTCGACGTCGTCGGCCTCGCCGTCCCCGGCGTCCCCGGCATCGCCCACTTCGGGCACACCGGCTCGGTCGCCTGGGCCATCACCAACGCCATGGCCGACTACCAGGACCTGTACCGCGAGCGGCTGCGGCGCACCGGGGCGGGCGTCGAGGCCCTCGACCCGGACGGCGGGTGGCGGCGCGCCTCCCGGCACACCGAGACCGTGGAGGTCGCGGGGGAGGGTTCGGTCGAGATCGAGGTGATCGAGACGGCCCGTGGACCCGTCGTCGTGGGCGGCCCGGAAGGACTGCCCGACGGGACGTCCGGCCCGGACCCCGCAGGCGACGACGACCCGCCCCTGGCCCTCGCCCTGCGCCACCCGCCCCGCGTCACCGGCGACCTCGGCTTCGGCGCCCTGCTGCCCCTGCTGCGGGCCCGCAGGGTCGCCGACGTCGACCGCGCCTTCGACGCGTGGACGGAACCCGTCAACGTCGTCCAGGCCGCCGACACCGAGGGCGGCCTGCTGCACCGCGTCGCCGGGAAGGTGCCCGTCCGCTCGACCGCCAACCGGCTCCACCCGGTGCCCGCCTGGGAGCCCGGACACGAGTGGCACGGCTGGCACGAGACCCCCCGGGGCGGCCTCACCGACGGCGTCGCCGCCATGGCCAACCAGCGCGGCCTCGCCGCCCCCCTCGGCGTCGAGTTCGCCGCACCCCACCGCGCCGACCGCATCACCGGCCTGCTGACGGCGAAGGAGCGCTGGTCCGCCGCCGACATGCCCGCCCTCCACATGGACACCCACCTGGCCTCGGCGGCCGCCCTGCTCGACCTCCTGGAAGCCCTGGAGACCCTCAGCCCCGCGGCCGGTCGTGTCCGCCGGGCGCTCCTCGTCTGGGACCGCCGGATGGACGCGGACAGCGAGGCCGCCGCCCTCTACGCACGGGTGCGCGGCGCGGTCGTCCGCCGGATCGCGGCGCACCCCGCCTTCGCCGCGCTGACCGTCCCGCCCGCCTACCCCGACGTCCTGCTCCCCTGGCTCGCCCTGCTCCCCCGTGTCGCCTTCGCCCTCGAACACCTGCTGCGCGCCGACGACCTCTACGGGATCGACCGCGCCGAGGTGGTGCGGGCGGCCGTCGAGGAGGTCGCCGGGGACACCGCGTCCCGGCGCACCTGGGGCGACACCCACCGGCTCGCCCCCTGGCGGGCCCTGCCCGACCCGGCGGCCGAGGAGCCCGGCCTCTCCGGCGACCACGACTGCGTCCTGTGCACCTCCGCCGTGCCCGGCCTCACCGACCTGAGCGCGCGCGGCCCCGCCGCCCGCTATGTCTGGGACCTGGCCGACCGCGAGGCGAGCCGCTGGGTCGTCCCGCTCGGGGCGTCCGGTGTCCCCGGCTCGCCCCACCACCGCGACCAGCTGCCGCTGTGGCTGCGGGGAGAACTGGTCCCCGTCGTCACCGACTTCACCGCGTTCGAGAAGGAGACCGATGTCTGA
- a CDS encoding siderophore-interacting protein, with protein MAQGHGWEGAVLKLLRAKDFTFTVTGAEDVTAAYRRVHLTDGGMLAASGVHPTMWVRLWFDNAGRPHQRAYTLVDPDPAAGTFSLEFALHEGVASDWARDAKPGDTVEATVHGTGFADPDPAPSHVFAVADAASLPALNSLLGAVGGAPATVWFEGERDGLPFRADPARHDVRAVPRRDAGAHLVATVKEALPGLLGRTPDPYVWIACDTATTRALTAYVRKELGLPRQRVNALGYWRP; from the coding sequence ATGGCGCAGGGGCACGGCTGGGAGGGCGCGGTCCTGAAGCTGCTGCGCGCCAAGGACTTCACGTTCACCGTGACCGGCGCCGAGGACGTCACCGCGGCCTACCGCCGGGTGCACCTCACGGACGGCGGCATGCTCGCCGCGTCCGGCGTCCACCCCACCATGTGGGTCCGGCTCTGGTTCGACAACGCGGGCAGGCCCCATCAGCGCGCCTACACCCTGGTCGACCCGGACCCCGCGGCCGGCACCTTCAGCCTGGAGTTCGCGCTGCACGAAGGCGTCGCCAGCGACTGGGCGCGCGACGCGAAGCCGGGCGACACCGTCGAGGCGACCGTGCACGGCACCGGCTTCGCCGACCCCGACCCGGCGCCCTCGCATGTCTTCGCCGTCGCCGACGCCGCCTCCCTGCCCGCCCTCAACTCCCTGCTCGGCGCGGTCGGCGGGGCCCCTGCCACCGTGTGGTTCGAGGGCGAGCGCGACGGCCTCCCGTTCCGCGCGGACCCGGCCCGCCACGACGTACGGGCCGTGCCGCGGCGGGACGCGGGGGCGCACCTCGTCGCCACGGTGAAGGAGGCCCTGCCCGGGCTGCTCGGGCGCACCCCCGACCCGTACGTCTGGATCGCCTGCGACACGGCGACGACCCGCGCCCTGACCGCGTACGTCCGCAAGGAGCTCGGGCTGCCGAGGCAGCGGGTGAACGCTCTGGGCTACTGGCGCCCCTGA
- a CDS encoding HhH-GPD-type base excision DNA repair protein: protein MDVTLHLAQDPEADALLGRSPLAALVGMLLDQQVPMEWAFKGPRTIADRLGTDDLDAHDIAAQDPDAFAALLSEKPAVHRYPGSMAKRIQQLCQYLVEHYDGEAELVWKGVDDGRELLRRLQELPGFGKQKAQIFLALLGKQLGVRPRGWREAAGAYGEPDSFRSVADITGPESLTKVRAHKQEMKAAAKAAKASRA from the coding sequence ATGGACGTCACCCTGCATCTCGCCCAGGACCCGGAGGCCGACGCGCTCCTCGGCCGCAGCCCGCTCGCCGCGCTGGTCGGCATGCTGCTGGACCAGCAGGTGCCGATGGAGTGGGCGTTCAAGGGGCCGCGCACGATCGCGGACCGGCTCGGCACGGACGACCTCGACGCACACGACATCGCCGCCCAGGACCCCGACGCGTTCGCCGCCCTGCTCTCCGAGAAGCCGGCCGTGCACCGCTACCCGGGCTCCATGGCCAAGCGGATCCAGCAGCTGTGCCAGTACCTGGTCGAGCACTACGACGGTGAGGCCGAGCTCGTCTGGAAGGGCGTCGACGACGGCCGCGAACTGCTGCGCCGGCTCCAGGAGCTGCCCGGGTTCGGCAAGCAGAAGGCGCAGATCTTCCTCGCCCTGCTGGGCAAGCAGCTCGGCGTACGACCGCGGGGCTGGCGGGAGGCCGCCGGCGCCTACGGCGAGCCGGATTCCTTCCGGTCCGTCGCCGACATCACCGGACCGGAGTCGCTGACCAAGGTGCGGGCGCACAAGCAGGAGATGAAGGCGGCCGCGAAGGCGGCGAAGGCGTCCCGCGCCTGA
- the upp gene encoding uracil phosphoribosyltransferase, translating to MRLHVVDHPLVAHKLTTLRDRRTDSATFRRLADELVTLLAYEATRDVRTEAVDIATPVTETTGVKLSHPRPLVVPILRAGLGMLDGMVRLLPTAEVGFLGMIRNEETLQASTYASRMPEDLSGRQVYVLDPMLATGGTLVAAIQELIKRGADDVTAVVLLAAPEGVELMERELAGTPVTVVTAAVDERLNENGYIMPGLGDAGDRLYGAAE from the coding sequence ATGCGTCTCCACGTCGTCGACCACCCTCTGGTCGCCCACAAGCTCACCACGCTGCGCGACCGCCGCACCGACTCCGCGACCTTCCGCCGGCTCGCCGACGAACTGGTCACCCTGCTCGCCTACGAGGCCACGCGGGACGTGCGGACCGAGGCGGTCGACATCGCGACCCCCGTCACCGAGACCACCGGTGTGAAGCTCTCCCACCCGCGCCCGCTGGTGGTGCCGATCCTGCGGGCCGGACTCGGCATGCTGGACGGCATGGTCCGGCTGCTGCCGACCGCCGAGGTCGGCTTCCTGGGCATGATCCGCAACGAGGAGACGCTCCAGGCGTCCACGTACGCCTCGCGGATGCCGGAGGACCTCTCCGGGCGTCAGGTGTACGTCCTCGACCCGATGCTCGCCACCGGCGGCACCCTGGTCGCGGCCATCCAGGAGCTGATCAAGCGTGGCGCGGACGACGTGACCGCCGTGGTCCTCCTCGCCGCGCCCGAGGGCGTGGAGCTGATGGAGCGCGAGCTGGCGGGCACGCCGGTGACGGTGGTGACGGCAGCCGTGGACGAGCGTCTCAACGAGAACGGGTACATCATGCCCGGCCTCGGCGACGCGGGCGACCGCCTGTACGGCGCCGCCGAGTAG
- a CDS encoding helicase HerA-like domain-containing protein, with translation MSDRRNTPGTGAAPPAPGTRTGAPALPQEALEIAAGYAFTGPALDLGALLWDGTCLPDAQIRVPLTMLNRHGLVAGATGTGKTKTLQLIAEQLSAQGVPVFLADVKGDLSGIAAPGQPNDKVRSRAAEVHQPWQGTGFPAEFLALGGIGHGVPVRATITSFGPVLLSKALRLNRTQEQSLGLIFHYADTKGLELVDLKDLRAVVAFLTSDEGKAELKNIGGLSTATAGVILRSLTAFEAEGMGDFFGEPEFDTAGLLRTAPDGRGMVSVLELAAVQDRPRLFSTFLMWLLADLFHDLPEVGDADRPKLVFFFDEAHLLFDDASKAFLDAITRTVRLIRSKGVGVFFVTQTPKDVPAEVLGQLGNRVQHALRAFTPDDQKALSATVKTFPDSPYDLEELLTGLGTGEAVVTVLSEKGAPTPVAATRLRAPESLMGPLEAGALDRAVTESALRERYAQAVDRESAYEKLQEPRPGKGPDEITGERRPGKGPDEIVDEGERGREAPRGRAGKDEDRSVVEQVVGSGMFKSLARSVGTQIGREITRSLFGTARRRR, from the coding sequence ATGAGCGACCGCAGGAACACCCCCGGGACCGGGGCGGCGCCGCCGGCGCCCGGCACCCGGACCGGTGCCCCCGCCCTCCCGCAGGAGGCCCTGGAGATCGCCGCCGGATACGCCTTCACGGGGCCCGCGCTCGACCTGGGCGCCCTGCTCTGGGACGGGACCTGCCTGCCCGACGCCCAGATCCGGGTGCCGCTGACCATGCTCAACCGGCACGGCCTCGTCGCGGGCGCCACCGGCACCGGCAAGACCAAGACCCTCCAGCTCATCGCCGAACAGCTGTCCGCGCAGGGCGTGCCCGTCTTCCTCGCCGACGTCAAGGGCGACCTGTCGGGGATCGCGGCACCCGGACAGCCCAACGACAAGGTCCGCTCCCGGGCCGCCGAGGTGCACCAGCCGTGGCAGGGGACCGGTTTCCCGGCCGAGTTCCTCGCGCTGGGCGGCATCGGGCACGGCGTCCCCGTGCGCGCCACGATCACCAGCTTCGGCCCGGTGCTGCTGTCCAAGGCCCTCCGGCTCAACCGGACCCAGGAGCAGTCGCTCGGCCTGATCTTCCACTACGCCGACACCAAGGGCCTGGAGCTGGTCGACCTCAAGGACCTGCGGGCGGTCGTCGCCTTCCTCACCTCCGACGAGGGCAAGGCGGAGCTGAAGAACATCGGCGGCCTGTCCACCGCCACCGCCGGGGTGATCCTGCGCTCCCTGACCGCCTTCGAGGCGGAGGGCATGGGCGACTTCTTCGGGGAGCCGGAGTTCGACACGGCCGGGCTGCTGCGGACGGCACCGGACGGGCGGGGCATGGTGTCGGTCCTCGAACTCGCCGCCGTCCAGGACCGGCCCCGGCTCTTCTCGACGTTCCTGATGTGGCTGCTCGCCGACCTCTTCCACGATCTGCCCGAGGTCGGGGACGCCGACCGGCCGAAGCTGGTCTTCTTCTTCGACGAGGCGCATCTGCTGTTCGACGACGCGTCCAAGGCGTTCCTGGACGCGATCACGCGGACCGTGCGGCTGATTCGCTCTAAAGGAGTCGGCGTCTTCTTCGTGACGCAGACCCCGAAGGACGTACCCGCCGAGGTGCTCGGACAGCTCGGCAACCGCGTCCAGCACGCGCTGCGGGCCTTCACCCCGGACGATCAGAAGGCGCTCAGTGCCACGGTGAAGACGTTCCCCGACTCGCCGTACGACCTGGAGGAACTGCTCACCGGGCTGGGCACCGGCGAGGCCGTGGTGACCGTCCTCAGCGAGAAGGGCGCCCCGACCCCGGTGGCCGCGACCCGGTTGCGGGCCCCCGAGTCGCTGATGGGCCCGCTGGAGGCGGGTGCGCTGGACCGGGCGGTGACCGAATCCGCGCTGCGCGAGCGGTATGCACAGGCTGTGGACAGGGAGTCCGCGTACGAGAAGCTCCAGGAGCCGCGGCCCGGGAAGGGCCCGGACGAGATCACCGGGGAGCGGAGGCCCGGCAAGGGGCCCGACGAGATCGTCGATGAGGGGGAGCGCGGGCGCGAGGCCCCTCGTGGCAGGGCCGGGAAGGACGAGGACCGCTCGGTCGTCGAGCAGGTCGTCGGCAGCGGCATGTTCAAGTCCCTCGCCCGGTCGGTCGGCACCCAGATAGGCCGGGAGATCACCCGGTCCCTGTTCGGGACGGCGCGGCGGAGGCGGTGA
- a CDS encoding type II toxin-antitoxin system VapB family antitoxin, which yields MIFKRIGNGRPYPDHGRESTRQWADVAPRPVRLDQLVTTKGQLDLETLLAEDSTFYGDLFAHVVKWQGDLYLEDGLHRAVRAALQQRQVLHARVLELD from the coding sequence GTGATCTTCAAGCGCATCGGAAACGGCCGGCCGTACCCCGACCACGGCCGGGAAAGCACCCGGCAGTGGGCGGACGTCGCTCCGCGCCCGGTCCGCCTCGATCAGCTCGTGACGACCAAGGGCCAACTCGACCTCGAGACCCTGCTGGCCGAGGACTCCACGTTCTACGGCGACCTCTTCGCGCATGTCGTGAAGTGGCAGGGCGACCTGTATCTCGAGGACGGCCTGCACCGAGCGGTCCGTGCGGCACTCCAGCAGCGCCAGGTGCTGCACGCGAGAGTGCTCGAACTCGACTGA